From a single Peromyscus maniculatus bairdii isolate BWxNUB_F1_BW_parent chromosome 4, HU_Pman_BW_mat_3.1, whole genome shotgun sequence genomic region:
- the LOC143272886 gene encoding uncharacterized protein LOC143272886 isoform X2: MGAKQSGPAANGRTRAYSGSDLPYSGARRPPARQAGTRAAGSRRRGGRRSGGPVRGPSARRRPRSQQRPAAAHSEGRWVARRAAERHSRPSASLMAGAASPVGAESPRPECYSPPDSAGGTGGSCSGPQTAEDEFPASSPIAGRLGGRRDKPAKPSN, from the exons ATGGGCGCCAAGCAGAGCGGCCCCGCCGCCAACGGCCGCACCCGCGCCTACTCGGGCTCGGACCTGCCCTACAGCGGCgcgcggcggcccccggcgcggcAGGCCGGGACCCGCGCGGCGGGGAGCCGGCGGCGGGGCGGACGGCGCTCGGGCGGCCCGGTTCGTGGCCCCAGTGCCCGGCGGCGGCCTCGGTCCCAACAGCGCCCCGCAGCCGCTCACTCGGAGGGGCGGTGGGTAGCGCGGCGGGCGGCCGAGCGGCACAGTCGGCCTTCAGCATCCCTGATGGCGGGGGCGGCGTCACCCGTGGgcgccgagtcaccccgccccgagtgttacagcccccccgacagcgccggagggaccggcggctcctgcagcggcccccaaacagcggaggatgagtttcctgcttcctccccaattgccggtcgcctaggaggaaggcgggacaaaccagcgaag ccctccaattgA
- the LOC143272886 gene encoding uncharacterized protein LOC143272886 isoform X1, with the protein MGAKQSGPAANGRTRAYSGSDLPYSGARRPPARQAGTRAAGSRRRGGRRSGGPVRGPSARRRPRSQQRPAAAHSEGRWVARRAAERHSRPSASLMAGAASPVGAESPRPECYSPPDSAGGTGGSCSGPQTAEDEFPASSPIAGRLGGRRDKPAKLWSSSPQTE; encoded by the exons ATGGGCGCCAAGCAGAGCGGCCCCGCCGCCAACGGCCGCACCCGCGCCTACTCGGGCTCGGACCTGCCCTACAGCGGCgcgcggcggcccccggcgcggcAGGCCGGGACCCGCGCGGCGGGGAGCCGGCGGCGGGGCGGACGGCGCTCGGGCGGCCCGGTTCGTGGCCCCAGTGCCCGGCGGCGGCCTCGGTCCCAACAGCGCCCCGCAGCCGCTCACTCGGAGGGGCGGTGGGTAGCGCGGCGGGCGGCCGAGCGGCACAGTCGGCCTTCAGCATCCCTGATGGCGGGGGCGGCGTCACCCGTGGgcgccgagtcaccccgccccgagtgttacagcccccccgacagcgccggagggaccggcggctcctgcagcggcccccaaacagcggaggatgagtttcctgcttcctccccaattgccggtcgcctaggaggaaggcgggacaaaccagcgaag ctctggtccagcagcccccagaccgagtga